A single genomic interval of Psychroserpens sp. NJDZ02 harbors:
- a CDS encoding thioredoxin family protein: METTTHSDIKKIIQDSLTRSMSYADYRTLVSTLVESNANTGNEVTEALANYTMLNDRRMKRWDKTVKIDEGLTDSIKSKTLNQTWIIITESWCGDAAHVMPVINKIASLNDGISFRVVLRDQNEALMDQFLTNGSRSIAKLIILDNTSDEVLATYGPRPTTATALVKYYKATHGSLTPEFKEDLQKWYNKDKGQTVIADLVPLLG; encoded by the coding sequence ATGGAAACAACAACACACTCAGATATTAAAAAAATTATTCAGGATAGCTTAACTAGAAGTATGAGTTATGCTGATTATAGAACTTTAGTTTCGACTTTAGTCGAAAGCAATGCTAACACAGGAAACGAAGTGACTGAAGCTTTAGCAAACTATACTATGTTAAATGATAGACGCATGAAGCGTTGGGATAAAACGGTTAAGATAGATGAAGGATTAACAGATTCTATTAAAAGTAAGACATTAAACCAAACGTGGATCATCATTACCGAAAGTTGGTGTGGAGATGCTGCGCATGTTATGCCGGTAATTAATAAGATAGCCTCACTAAATGATGGTATTAGCTTTAGAGTGGTCTTAAGAGATCAAAATGAAGCATTGATGGACCAGTTTTTGACTAACGGTTCTAGGTCTATTGCTAAGTTAATTATTTTGGATAACACAAGTGATGAGGTTTTAGCCACTTATGGCCCAAGACCAACGACAGCAACTGCATTGGTAAAATATTATAAGGCAACACATGGTAGTTTGACACCAGAGTTTAAAGAAGACTTACAAAAGTGGTATAATAAAGATAAAGGACAAACGGTTATTGCTGATTTGGTCCCTTTATTGGGGTAA
- a CDS encoding DNA-3-methyladenine glycosylase I has protein sequence MTKHKCGWCVGDPLYEAYHDKEWGSPVYDDATLFEFLILETFQAGLSWITILRKRTNFFDAFDQFNYKKIAKYNDTKKAELLQNAGIIRNKLKVNATITNAQLFMDIQQEFGSFSTYLWAYVNEKPIKNKVEYYKDAPANTPLSDALSKDLKKRGFKFVGSTVIYAFMQAVGMVNDHETACFRYDQV, from the coding sequence ATGACAAAACATAAATGTGGATGGTGTGTTGGAGACCCGCTTTACGAGGCATATCATGATAAAGAATGGGGAAGTCCCGTCTATGATGATGCCACACTTTTCGAGTTTCTAATTTTAGAAACCTTTCAAGCAGGCTTGAGTTGGATTACCATTTTACGCAAACGTACTAACTTTTTTGATGCTTTTGATCAATTTAACTATAAAAAAATAGCAAAATATAATGACACCAAAAAAGCTGAATTACTTCAAAATGCAGGTATTATAAGGAATAAGTTAAAGGTAAATGCAACAATTACCAATGCCCAATTATTTATGGACATCCAACAAGAATTTGGAAGTTTTAGTACTTATTTATGGGCCTATGTCAACGAAAAACCCATCAAAAATAAAGTTGAATATTATAAAGACGCTCCAGCAAACACGCCCTTAAGTGACGCACTAAGTAAAGATTTAAAAAAACGAGGTTTCAAGTTTGTAGGCTCAACCGTTATTTATGCCTTTATGCAAGCTGTCGGAATGGTTAACGACCATGAAACCGCCTGTTTTAGATATGACCAAGTTTAA
- the aat gene encoding leucyl/phenylalanyl-tRNA--protein transferase: MDFLNNNNSFPDVSKATEDGLLAVGGDLSAVRLLSAYKKGIFPWFEDDNTILWWSPDPRFVLFPEDLKVSKSMRQVLRNSDFEVTVNKDFGSVIKACAASKRPGQDDTWITKGMIEAYTTLNELGYAKSIEVWLDKELVGGLYGVDLGNGVFCGESMFTKVSNASKVGFISFIQNTDYKLIDCQVYTNHLESLGAIDMPRDQFLEYLG; the protein is encoded by the coding sequence ATGGACTTTTTAAATAACAACAATAGCTTTCCTGATGTGTCCAAAGCAACCGAAGATGGTTTGTTGGCAGTTGGCGGGGACCTAAGTGCGGTACGTTTATTATCAGCTTATAAAAAAGGAATTTTCCCTTGGTTTGAAGACGATAATACTATTTTATGGTGGTCTCCTGATCCTAGATTTGTATTGTTTCCTGAAGATTTAAAAGTCTCTAAAAGTATGAGACAAGTGTTGCGTAATTCTGATTTTGAAGTTACAGTTAATAAGGACTTTGGATCTGTGATTAAAGCTTGCGCCGCATCTAAAAGACCAGGGCAAGATGATACTTGGATTACTAAAGGAATGATAGAAGCATATACGACACTGAATGAATTAGGTTATGCTAAATCTATAGAGGTTTGGTTAGATAAAGAGTTGGTCGGTGGTTTGTATGGTGTAGATTTAGGTAATGGTGTTTTTTGTGGAGAGAGTATGTTTACAAAAGTTAGTAATGCTAGTAAAGTAGGTTTTATTAGTTTTATTCAAAATACAGATTACAAACTTATAGATTGCCAGGTGTATACTAATCATTTGGAGAGTCTAGGGGCAATTGATATGCCTCGCGATCAGTTTTTGGAGTATTTAGGTTAA
- a CDS encoding DUF3127 domain-containing protein has protein sequence MEVQGKVKLLGETQSFGSNGFRKRELVVTTEEQYPQHILVEFVQDKCDLLNNYQVGQDVKVNINLRGREWVNPQGETKYFNSIQGWRIEGVQAGAAPQGMPEVPPAQAFEPAKDVKSEDHDDLPF, from the coding sequence ATGGAAGTACAAGGGAAAGTAAAGTTATTAGGAGAAACACAAAGTTTTGGTAGCAACGGGTTTAGAAAAAGAGAATTAGTAGTAACTACAGAAGAACAATATCCACAACATATTTTAGTAGAGTTTGTTCAAGATAAATGTGATTTATTAAACAATTACCAAGTTGGACAGGATGTTAAAGTAAACATCAATTTACGTGGTAGAGAATGGGTTAATCCTCAAGGAGAAACTAAATATTTTAACTCGATCCAAGGATGGAGAATTGAAGGAGTACAAGCTGGAGCAGCACCTCAAGGTATGCCGGAAGTGCCACCAGCACAAGCTTTTGAGCCTGCTAAAGATGTTAAATCTGAAGATCACGACGATTTACCATTCTAG
- a CDS encoding flavin reductase family protein, with product MLSFTPQEFSTAKLHGYLLSAVAPRPIAFASTIDADGNPNLSPFSFFNVFSANPPILIFSPARRVRDNTTKHTLHNAELTKEVVINVVNYDIVQQMSLSSTEYGEGVNEFDKAGLTMLKSDLVKPFRVAESPVQMECKVNEIVKLGTEGGAGNLIICEVVKMHVSEAVLDKSGAIDQNKLDLVSRAGGSYYSRAKSGFFEIPKPLSTLGIGVDALPKAIRESTVLTGNDLGLLGNVENFPEEKSVLAFKTQHNLSSLSTDKKHQKAKDFLSFNDVESAWKVLLS from the coding sequence ATGTTATCTTTTACTCCTCAAGAATTTTCGACTGCTAAATTACATGGGTATTTACTTAGTGCTGTGGCACCTAGGCCGATTGCCTTTGCTAGTACAATAGATGCTGATGGTAATCCAAACTTATCACCATTTAGTTTTTTTAATGTTTTTAGCGCCAATCCACCTATTTTAATTTTTTCGCCAGCAAGACGGGTTAGAGATAATACAACAAAGCATACATTGCATAATGCAGAGTTAACTAAGGAGGTTGTAATTAATGTTGTTAATTATGACATTGTACAGCAGATGTCTTTAAGTAGTACCGAATATGGAGAAGGTGTCAACGAGTTTGATAAGGCTGGTTTAACAATGCTTAAATCAGATTTAGTAAAACCATTTAGGGTAGCAGAGAGTCCTGTGCAAATGGAATGCAAGGTTAACGAGATTGTAAAGTTAGGAACAGAAGGAGGGGCAGGAAATTTAATAATCTGTGAAGTAGTTAAGATGCATGTTTCAGAGGCTGTTTTAGATAAAAGTGGAGCAATTGACCAAAATAAATTGGACTTAGTATCTAGAGCGGGAGGTAGCTATTATAGTCGTGCTAAATCTGGTTTTTTCGAAATTCCAAAACCACTATCGACATTAGGAATAGGTGTTGATGCTTTACCGAAAGCGATCAGAGAAAGTACTGTTTTAACAGGAAATGATTTGGGACTTTTAGGGAATGTTGAAAACTTCCCTGAGGAAAAAAGCGTTTTGGCTTTTAAAACCCAACATAATTTAAGTTCTTTGTCGACTGATAAAAAACATCAAAAAGCAAAAGACTTTTTAAGTTTTAATGACGTGGAAAGTGCTTGGAAAGTATTATTATCGTAA
- a CDS encoding sensor histidine kinase, translated as MFFTKHRQLIRWIIIIASFAIISLILWNTYVFFQKFKAEERIKMQNWSFAQKDIAETIDLNGTMGNLPLQILESNTTTPMIIEFAEGGLDHRNIDEQKAKKPNYLKQLIEQFKSENRPIEIKYNNKILSTLYYGNSPLLNKLKYYPLALLLIIVLFAAVVYFFYRSSKIATQNKLWSGMAKETAHQIGTPLSSLMGWTEILKMEDTNPEYILEIEKDIHRLQTITERFSKIGSLPTLEKLDIIEETREAYDYLKTRSSKLVNFNIETPKHPIYVNLNKQLYGWTIENLVKNAIDAMKGKGDLQLTISQLEEQVKITVTDTGKGINKNEFNTIFEPGYTTKKRGWGLGLSLAKRIVEDFHNGRIKVLNSEKDKGTTMQISLKIT; from the coding sequence ATGTTTTTTACAAAACATCGCCAGCTTATCCGCTGGATTATTATTATTGCCTCGTTTGCTATCATCTCCTTAATTTTATGGAATACCTATGTGTTTTTTCAAAAATTTAAAGCTGAAGAACGTATTAAAATGCAAAATTGGTCTTTTGCTCAAAAAGATATTGCAGAAACCATAGATTTAAATGGTACAATGGGCAACTTACCTCTTCAAATTTTAGAAAGCAATACGACAACCCCCATGATTATAGAATTTGCTGAAGGCGGTTTAGATCATAGAAATATAGATGAACAAAAAGCTAAAAAACCAAACTATCTAAAGCAGTTAATAGAACAGTTTAAGAGCGAAAACAGGCCCATTGAAATCAAATATAATAATAAAATCTTATCCACATTATATTACGGAAATTCGCCATTATTAAACAAATTAAAATATTACCCTCTAGCGCTTTTATTAATTATAGTACTGTTTGCCGCAGTCGTTTACTTTTTTTACCGCAGTTCGAAAATAGCAACTCAGAATAAATTATGGTCAGGAATGGCGAAAGAAACCGCCCATCAAATAGGAACCCCTTTATCCTCATTAATGGGTTGGACAGAGATTTTAAAAATGGAAGATACAAATCCAGAATATATTTTAGAAATTGAAAAAGACATCCATCGTTTACAAACCATAACCGAGCGTTTTAGCAAAATAGGATCACTTCCAACTTTAGAAAAGTTAGATATTATAGAAGAAACTCGAGAGGCATATGATTATTTAAAAACACGATCTTCTAAACTGGTAAACTTTAATATTGAAACCCCAAAACACCCAATTTATGTTAACCTAAACAAACAGTTATATGGTTGGACCATTGAAAATTTAGTAAAAAATGCCATTGATGCTATGAAAGGGAAAGGTGATTTACAGCTGACTATAAGTCAACTTGAAGAACAAGTAAAGATTACTGTAACAGATACTGGAAAAGGGATTAATAAAAACGAATTTAACACTATCTTTGAACCCGGTTATACGACAAAAAAACGTGGCTGGGGACTTGGATTGTCTTTAGCAAAACGAATTGTTGAAGATT